Proteins encoded within one genomic window of Pseudomonas cannabina:
- the mutL gene encoding DNA mismatch repair endonuclease MutL — MTDLLLDGAEADNARTGLNAARIELLSPRLANQIAAGEVVERPASVIKELLENSLDSGARRIDVDVEQAGIKLLKVRDDGGGISSDDLPLALARHATSKIRDLEDLERVMSLGFRGEALASISSVARLTLTSRTRNADQAWQVETEGRDMAPRVQPAAHPVGTSVEVRDLFFNTPARRKFLKAEKTEFDHLQEVIKRMALARFDVAFHLRHNGKTVLSLHEAHDDTARARRVSAICGPGFLEQALPIEIERNGLHLWGWVGLPTFSRSQADLQYFFVNGRAVRDKLVAHAVRQAYRDVLFNGRHPTFVLFFEVDPAAVDVNVHPTKHEVRFRDGRMVHDFLYGTLHRALGDVRPENQLGGSVPVAVEPRPTGPEAGEFGPQGEMRLANNVLEQPQGEAFARPAGGGAGSGYQYQYSPRPTTGVPVAEAQSAYREFFAPLPSAAPSSLPASESDIPPLGYALAQLKGIYILAENAQGLVLVDMHAAHERIMYERLKIAMANEGLSGQPLLVPESLAVSQREADCAEEHIATFQRLGFELQRLGPETLAIRQIPALLKQAEANRLVSDVLADLMEYGTSDRVQAHMNELLGTMACHGAIRANRRLAIPEMNALLRDMENTERSGQCNHGRPTWTQMGLSDLDKLFLRGQ, encoded by the coding sequence ATGACCGATCTTCTGCTTGACGGCGCCGAAGCCGATAACGCCCGGACGGGCTTGAACGCCGCACGTATCGAATTGCTTAGTCCGCGTCTGGCCAACCAGATCGCTGCGGGTGAGGTGGTCGAGCGCCCGGCGTCGGTGATCAAGGAACTGCTGGAAAACAGCCTCGATTCTGGCGCGCGGCGCATTGACGTCGATGTCGAGCAGGCGGGCATCAAGCTGCTGAAAGTACGTGACGACGGCGGCGGTATCTCTTCGGATGATCTGCCGCTGGCTCTGGCGCGACACGCGACCAGCAAGATTCGAGACCTGGAAGACCTTGAGCGGGTGATGAGCCTGGGCTTCCGGGGCGAGGCGCTGGCGTCGATCAGCTCGGTAGCGCGCCTGACACTGACCTCGCGTACCCGCAACGCCGATCAAGCCTGGCAGGTTGAAACCGAAGGTCGCGACATGGCTCCGCGCGTGCAGCCAGCGGCGCATCCAGTGGGCACCTCGGTAGAAGTGCGCGACCTGTTCTTCAACACGCCCGCCCGGCGCAAATTTCTCAAAGCCGAGAAAACCGAATTCGATCACTTGCAGGAAGTCATCAAGCGCATGGCGCTGGCGCGTTTCGATGTCGCTTTCCATTTGCGCCACAACGGCAAAACCGTGCTCAGCCTGCACGAAGCGCATGACGACACCGCCAGAGCGCGTCGTGTCTCGGCCATCTGTGGGCCGGGCTTTCTGGAGCAGGCGCTGCCTATCGAGATCGAGCGCAACGGTCTGCATTTGTGGGGCTGGGTCGGGCTGCCGACCTTCTCGCGCAGTCAGGCCGATCTGCAATATTTCTTCGTGAATGGCCGTGCCGTGCGCGACAAGCTGGTCGCTCATGCCGTGCGGCAGGCGTATCGCGACGTGCTGTTCAATGGCCGTCATCCGACCTTCGTACTGTTTTTTGAAGTCGATCCCGCTGCCGTCGACGTCAACGTTCACCCGACCAAGCATGAAGTGCGCTTCCGTGACGGGCGCATGGTGCATGATTTTCTGTATGGCACCTTGCACCGTGCGTTGGGTGATGTGCGTCCTGAAAATCAGCTGGGTGGCAGCGTACCGGTTGCCGTCGAGCCCCGACCAACCGGGCCGGAAGCGGGCGAATTCGGGCCGCAGGGCGAAATGCGTCTGGCCAACAATGTGCTGGAGCAGCCGCAGGGCGAAGCTTTCGCGCGGCCAGCTGGCGGCGGGGCCGGTAGCGGCTATCAATACCAGTATTCGCCACGGCCCACGACGGGCGTGCCGGTTGCCGAAGCGCAGAGCGCCTATCGCGAGTTTTTCGCGCCGTTGCCCAGTGCCGCGCCTTCATCATTGCCAGCGTCAGAGAGCGACATTCCACCGTTGGGCTATGCACTGGCGCAGCTCAAAGGCATCTACATTCTGGCTGAAAACGCCCAGGGTCTGGTGCTGGTCGATATGCATGCGGCCCACGAGCGAATCATGTATGAGCGCTTGAAAATCGCCATGGCCAACGAAGGTCTGAGCGGCCAGCCGCTGTTGGTGCCTGAGTCCCTCGCGGTCAGCCAGCGCGAAGCGGATTGCGCCGAAGAACACATTGCGACGTTCCAGCGGCTGGGTTTCGAGCTTCAGCGGCTGGGCCCGGAAACCCTGGCAATCCGGCAGATTCCGGCCTTGCTCAAACAGGCCGAAGCCAATCGGCTGGTCAGCGATGTGCTGGCAGACCTGATGGAATATGGCACCAGCGACCGGGTGCAGGCGCACATGAACGAGTTGCTCGGCACCATGGCCTGCCACGGCGCGATCCGCGCCAACCGGCGGCTGGCCATTCCGGAAATGAACGCTCTGCTGCGCGACATGGAAAACACCGAGCGCAGCGGACAATGCAACCACGGTCGTCCCACCTGGACCCAGATGGGCCTGAGTGACCTGGATAAATTATTCCTGCGCGGTCAATGA
- the miaA gene encoding tRNA (adenosine(37)-N6)-dimethylallyltransferase MiaA has translation MNALPPAIFLMGPTAAGKTDLAIELSKVLPCELISVDSALVYRGMDIGTAKPSRAQLAEFPHRLIDILDPAQSYSAADFRTDALAAMAEITARGNIPLLVGGTMLYFKALLDGLADMPAADAEVRAQLEADAQAFGWQSLHDQLALVDPVSAARIHPNDPQRLIRALEVYRVSGMSMTAHREQQTAQSTEAAASGQQQLPYTVANLAIAPADRKVLHQRIALRFEQMLDQGFLDEVLALRSRGDLHAGLPSIRAVGYRQVWDHLDGKLTRDEMQERGIIATRQLAKRQFTWLRSWEDLHWLDSLASDNLPRALKYLGSVSILG, from the coding sequence ATGAATGCTTTACCTCCGGCCATCTTTCTCATGGGGCCTACCGCTGCAGGCAAGACCGACCTTGCCATCGAGCTGAGCAAAGTCCTGCCCTGCGAACTGATCAGCGTCGATTCGGCACTGGTTTATCGCGGCATGGACATTGGCACCGCCAAGCCGTCCAGGGCGCAGCTGGCGGAATTTCCGCATCGGCTGATCGACATTCTCGACCCCGCGCAAAGCTATTCCGCCGCTGACTTCCGCACCGACGCGCTGGCCGCCATGGCGGAAATCACCGCACGCGGAAATATTCCTTTGCTGGTCGGCGGCACTATGTTGTATTTCAAGGCTCTATTGGACGGATTGGCTGATATGCCGGCCGCCGATGCAGAGGTTCGGGCGCAGCTTGAAGCCGATGCGCAAGCCTTTGGCTGGCAGTCGTTGCACGATCAATTGGCGCTGGTCGACCCGGTGTCGGCGGCACGTATTCATCCCAACGATCCGCAACGTCTGATCAGGGCGCTGGAGGTTTATCGCGTCAGCGGAATGAGCATGACCGCACACCGCGAGCAACAAACTGCGCAAAGTACTGAAGCAGCCGCATCAGGGCAGCAGCAATTGCCCTATACTGTCGCGAACCTTGCCATCGCTCCGGCTGATCGCAAGGTGCTACACCAGCGTATCGCGTTGCGTTTTGAGCAAATGCTGGATCAGGGGTTTCTGGACGAAGTACTGGCATTGCGCTCGAGAGGCGACCTGCATGCAGGGTTGCCATCGATAAGAGCAGTCGGTTATCGCCAGGTCTGGGATCACCTGGATGGAAAACTGACGCGGGATGAAATGCAGGAACGGGGCATCATTGCTACGCGTCAACTGGCCAAGCGGCAATTCACCTGGCTACGCAGCTGGGAAGATCTACACTGGCTCGACAGTCTGGCCAGCGACAATCTGCCACGTGCCTTGAAATACCTGGGATCGGTCTCCATATTGGGCTGA
- the hfq gene encoding RNA chaperone Hfq, giving the protein MSKGHSLQDPYLNTLRKEKVGVSIYLVNGIKLQGTIESFDQFVILLKNTVSQMVYKHAISTVVPVRPIRLPSATDADGADAEPGNA; this is encoded by the coding sequence ATGTCAAAAGGGCATTCGCTACAAGACCCTTACCTGAATACCTTGCGTAAAGAGAAGGTCGGGGTATCGATCTATCTGGTCAACGGTATCAAGCTGCAGGGTACGATCGAGTCTTTCGACCAGTTCGTCATTTTGCTGAAGAACACGGTCAGTCAGATGGTCTACAAACACGCTATTTCCACCGTCGTACCGGTTCGTCCGATCCGCCTGCCAAGCGCTACCGACGCTGACGGTGCGGACGCCGAGCCAGGTAACGCCTGA
- the hflX gene encoding ribosome rescue GTPase HflX: MFFERHSGGERAILVHLDGQDPEAREDPQEFQELAISAGADTVAFINVPRHRPSAKYLIGSGKVEELRDQVKAEQADLVIFNHTLTPSQERNLERVFECRVLDRTGLILDIFAQRARTHEGKLQVELAQLEHMSTRLVRGWTHLERQKGGIGLRGPGETQLETDRRLLRVRLRQIKGRLEKVRSQRDQARRGRRRADIPSVSLVGYTNAGKSTLFNSITDSDVFAADQLFATLDPTLRRLQLDDLGPIVLADTVGFIRHLPHKLVEAFRATLEESSNSDLLLHVIDSHEPDRMSQIEQVMAVLGEIGAEGLPILEVYNKLDLLEGVEPQIQRDADGKPQRVWLSARDGRGLDLLKQAVAELLGDDLFVGTLHLPQNLARLRAQFFELGAVQSETHDEEGASLLAVRIPRVELNRLVSREGLQPLEFIEQHTLQ, from the coding sequence TTGTTCTTTGAGCGCCACAGTGGTGGTGAACGTGCCATTCTCGTTCATCTGGATGGTCAGGACCCTGAGGCGCGCGAAGATCCGCAGGAGTTTCAGGAGCTGGCCATTTCGGCCGGTGCCGATACCGTTGCGTTTATCAACGTGCCGCGTCATCGTCCATCGGCCAAATACCTGATTGGCTCTGGCAAGGTCGAGGAGCTTCGCGACCAGGTCAAAGCCGAACAGGCTGATCTCGTGATATTCAATCACACCCTCACGCCCAGTCAGGAACGTAACCTCGAACGCGTTTTCGAGTGTCGCGTGCTTGATCGTACCGGCCTTATTCTCGATATTTTCGCCCAGCGGGCGCGTACTCACGAAGGCAAGCTGCAGGTCGAACTGGCCCAGCTTGAGCACATGAGCACCCGTCTGGTCCGCGGCTGGACTCACCTTGAGCGTCAGAAAGGGGGTATCGGCCTGCGCGGTCCGGGGGAAACCCAGCTCGAAACCGACCGTCGTCTGCTGCGGGTGCGCCTGCGTCAGATCAAAGGCCGGCTCGAGAAGGTTCGCAGCCAGCGTGACCAGGCCCGTCGCGGGCGGCGTCGTGCCGATATTCCTTCGGTGTCGCTGGTGGGTTACACCAACGCCGGCAAATCGACGCTTTTCAACTCGATCACCGATTCGGACGTGTTTGCGGCCGATCAGCTGTTCGCCACACTCGATCCGACCCTGCGCCGTCTGCAGCTCGATGACCTCGGTCCTATCGTGCTGGCCGACACCGTGGGCTTCATTCGTCATTTGCCGCACAAGCTGGTTGAAGCTTTTCGTGCGACGCTTGAAGAGTCGAGCAACTCCGATCTGCTGCTGCACGTCATCGACTCTCACGAGCCGGACCGCATGTCGCAGATCGAGCAGGTCATGGCCGTGCTTGGCGAGATCGGTGCCGAGGGCTTGCCGATCCTCGAGGTCTATAACAAACTCGATCTGCTGGAAGGGGTAGAGCCCCAGATACAGCGCGATGCCGATGGCAAGCCGCAACGTGTCTGGCTGTCTGCCCGTGATGGACGAGGACTGGATCTGCTCAAGCAGGCCGTTGCCGAGCTGCTGGGTGATGATCTGTTTGTCGGCACTCTGCATTTGCCTCAGAATCTTGCCCGGTTGCGTGCCCAGTTTTTCGAACTGGGTGCGGTGCAGAGCGAGACGCATGATGAAGAGGGTGCCAGCTTGCTCGCGGTGCGAATACCGCGCGTTGAACTCAATCGTCTGGTGAGTCGCGAAGGATTGCAGCCGCTGGAGTTCATCGAGCAACACACTTTGCAATAA
- the hflK gene encoding FtsH protease activity modulator HflK, which translates to MAWNEPGGNSNNQDPWGGKRRGGDRKGPPDLDEAFRKLQESLKGLFGGGNKRGSDGGGSGNGGSSGKGGGLGLLGIGLVVLVAFWLYSAIYVVDEQEQAVVLRFGQYHETVGPGLNIYFPPFDSKYMENVTRERAYTKQGQMLTEDENIVEVPLTVQYKISNLKDFVLNVDQPEISLQHATESALRHVVGSTAMDQVLTEGRELMASEIKERLQRFLDTYGTGITVTQVNVQSAAAPREVQEAFDDVIRAREDEQRARNQAESYANGVIPEARGQAQRILEDANGYRDEVVSRAKGEADRFTKLVAEYRKAPEVTRQRLYLDTMQEVFSNTSKVLVTGDKGQNNLLYLPLDKMIESSRSSTTNGSSAGTSSQANTDAATRVTDTQQRGEVRTRETR; encoded by the coding sequence ATGGCTTGGAATGAGCCGGGTGGCAACTCGAATAATCAAGATCCCTGGGGTGGCAAACGCCGTGGCGGCGACCGCAAGGGGCCACCTGATCTCGACGAAGCCTTCCGAAAGCTGCAGGAAAGCCTGAAGGGGCTGTTCGGCGGCGGAAACAAACGCGGCAGTGATGGCGGCGGCAGCGGCAACGGCGGCAGCTCGGGCAAGGGCGGTGGTCTTGGCCTGCTCGGCATCGGCCTGGTCGTACTCGTCGCTTTCTGGCTTTACAGCGCGATCTATGTCGTTGACGAGCAAGAGCAGGCTGTCGTGCTGCGTTTCGGTCAGTACCACGAAACCGTGGGGCCGGGCCTCAACATCTATTTCCCGCCGTTCGACAGCAAGTACATGGAAAACGTGACGCGCGAGCGTGCCTACACCAAGCAGGGCCAGATGCTCACCGAAGACGAGAACATCGTCGAAGTGCCGCTGACCGTGCAGTACAAGATCAGCAACCTGAAAGACTTCGTACTGAACGTCGATCAGCCTGAGATCAGCCTGCAACACGCGACTGAAAGCGCGCTGCGTCATGTCGTGGGTTCCACGGCAATGGATCAGGTGCTGACCGAAGGGCGTGAGCTGATGGCGAGCGAAATCAAGGAGCGCCTGCAACGCTTCCTCGACACCTACGGCACCGGCATCACCGTGACCCAGGTGAACGTGCAAAGCGCCGCGGCGCCGCGTGAAGTTCAGGAAGCCTTCGACGACGTGATCCGCGCCCGTGAAGACGAGCAACGTGCCCGCAACCAAGCTGAAAGTTACGCCAACGGCGTGATTCCGGAAGCTCGTGGTCAGGCCCAGCGTATCCTCGAAGATGCCAACGGCTATCGTGATGAAGTGGTGTCGCGTGCCAAGGGTGAGGCTGATCGCTTTACCAAACTGGTTGCCGAATATCGCAAGGCACCTGAAGTCACTCGCCAGCGTCTGTATCTGGACACCATGCAGGAAGTCTTCAGCAATACCAGCAAGGTTCTCGTGACCGGTGACAAAGGGCAGAACAACCTGCTTTACCTCCCGCTCGACAAGATGATCGAGAGCAGCCGCAGCAGTACCACCAATGGCTCCAGTGCTGGCACGTCATCTCAGGCCAATACTGATGCAGCCACGCGAGTGACCGATACTCAGCAGCGCGGTGAAGTACGTACCAGGGAGACTCGCTGA
- the hflC gene encoding protease modulator HflC produces MSNKSLITLIVGVVLAVIAWNSFYIVSQTERAVLLQFGRVVQADVQPGLHVKVPYVNQVRKFDGRLLTLDAPTQRFLTLEKKAVMVDAYAKWRVKDAERFYTATSGLKQIADERLSRRLESGLRDQFGKRTLHEVVSGERDALMSDITGSLNRMAEKELGIEVVDVRVKAIDLPKEVNRSVFERMSTEREREAREHRAKGNELAEGIRADADRQRRVLLAEAYRESEEARGDGDAQAASIYSKAYGQDQEFYVFYRSLRAYRESFANKSDVMVLDPNSEFFRYMEKAKP; encoded by the coding sequence ATGAGTAACAAATCGCTGATCACCCTCATTGTCGGTGTGGTCCTGGCAGTCATTGCCTGGAACAGCTTCTACATTGTGTCCCAGACAGAACGTGCGGTCCTGCTGCAATTCGGTCGTGTGGTCCAGGCGGATGTTCAGCCGGGTCTGCATGTGAAGGTTCCTTACGTGAACCAGGTGCGCAAGTTCGACGGACGTTTGTTGACCCTCGATGCGCCGACCCAGCGTTTTCTGACGCTGGAAAAGAAAGCGGTCATGGTCGATGCCTACGCCAAGTGGCGCGTGAAGGATGCAGAGCGTTTCTATACTGCGACTTCCGGCCTCAAGCAGATTGCCGACGAGCGCCTGTCGCGTCGTCTGGAGTCTGGTCTGCGTGACCAGTTCGGCAAGCGCACCCTGCACGAAGTTGTGTCGGGTGAGCGTGATGCACTGATGTCGGACATCACCGGTTCGCTGAACCGCATGGCCGAGAAAGAGCTAGGCATTGAAGTGGTGGATGTCCGGGTCAAGGCCATCGACCTGCCGAAGGAAGTGAATCGCAGCGTCTTCGAGCGGATGAGCACCGAGCGTGAACGTGAAGCGCGTGAGCATCGCGCCAAGGGTAACGAACTGGCTGAAGGCATTCGTGCCGACGCCGATCGTCAGCGCCGTGTGTTGCTGGCAGAAGCCTATCGTGAGTCCGAAGAGGCTCGTGGTGATGGCGATGCACAAGCTGCCTCGATCTACTCCAAGGCATACGGTCAGGATCAGGAGTTCTATGTGTTCTACCGCAGCCTGCGCGCCTACCGTGAGAGCTTCGCGAACAAGAGCGACGTGATGGTGCTTGATCCGAATAGCGAATTCTTCCGCTATATGGAAAAAGCCAAGCCGTAA
- a CDS encoding ATP phosphoribosyltransferase regulatory subunit, translating into MATVDRWLLPDGIEEVLPPEAARIEVARRQVLDLFQSWGYEFVVTPHIEYLESLLTGAGSDLDLRTFKVIDPQSGRQMGFRADITPQVARIDAHTLKREGPSRLCYAGSVLHAQPRALSSSRSPIQLGAELYGDASPSSDVEVISLMLAMLQLAEVPDVHMDLGHVGIYRGLARAAGLSGEVEQQLFDALQRKAIDEVIALTADLPQELASMLRALVDLCGGRDVLDAARDRLAGAPAPVLAALDDLLAIADRLATRFPQLPLYFDLGELRGYHYHTGVVFAVFVPGVGQAIAQGGRYDDIGADFGRARPATGFSTDLKTLVTLGQAEIVLPSGGIWVPDSTDAALWQRVCQLRSEGQRVVQALPGQQVSAAREADCDRQLIQHGEHWQVMPLAS; encoded by the coding sequence ATGGCAACGGTTGACCGCTGGCTGCTACCAGATGGCATCGAAGAAGTACTGCCACCAGAAGCGGCGCGCATTGAAGTGGCGCGCCGTCAGGTGTTGGATCTGTTTCAGAGCTGGGGCTATGAATTCGTCGTCACCCCGCATATCGAATATCTGGAGTCCCTGCTGACTGGCGCTGGCTCGGACCTGGATCTGCGTACTTTCAAGGTCATCGACCCGCAATCGGGCCGGCAGATGGGCTTTCGTGCCGACATCACGCCGCAGGTTGCGCGCATCGATGCACACACGCTCAAGCGCGAAGGCCCGAGCCGTCTGTGCTACGCGGGCAGTGTCCTGCACGCCCAGCCGCGTGCGCTGTCTTCATCGCGCAGCCCGATTCAGCTTGGCGCAGAGCTGTATGGCGATGCGAGCCCGAGCAGCGATGTCGAAGTGATCAGCCTGATGCTGGCCATGTTGCAGCTGGCCGAAGTGCCGGATGTGCACATGGACCTCGGGCATGTCGGCATCTACCGTGGGCTGGCGCGTGCTGCCGGGCTGTCGGGTGAAGTCGAACAGCAGCTGTTCGATGCGCTGCAACGCAAGGCTATCGACGAAGTGATTGCCCTGACGGCCGATCTGCCGCAGGAGCTGGCGTCGATGCTGCGCGCGCTGGTCGATCTGTGCGGTGGCCGCGACGTGCTCGATGCTGCGCGTGATCGTCTGGCTGGCGCGCCTGCGCCAGTGTTGGCGGCACTGGATGACCTGTTGGCCATTGCAGACCGTCTCGCCACCCGTTTCCCGCAGTTGCCGCTGTATTTCGATCTCGGTGAGCTGCGTGGCTACCATTACCATACCGGTGTGGTGTTCGCGGTGTTCGTGCCGGGTGTGGGCCAGGCGATTGCCCAGGGCGGTCGTTACGATGACATCGGTGCCGACTTTGGTCGTGCTCGCCCGGCGACCGGCTTTTCCACGGATCTTAAAACCCTGGTGACCCTGGGGCAGGCAGAAATCGTTTTACCGTCCGGAGGCATCTGGGTGCCGGACAGCACAGATGCGGCACTCTGGCAGCGGGTATGCCAGTTGCGCAGCGAAGGTCAGCGTGTGGTTCAGGCTTTGCCTGGGCAGCAGGTGAGCGCGGCGCGTGAAGCCGACTGTGACCGGCAATTGATTCAGCATGGCGAGCACTGGCAGGTAATGCCGCTGGCTTCTTGA
- a CDS encoding adenylosuccinate synthase: MGKNVVVLGTQWGDEGKGKIVDLLTEHATAVVRYQGGHNAGHTLVIDGEKTVLHLIPSGVLREGVQCLIGNGVVVAPDALLREIIKLEEKGIPVRERLRISPSCPLILSYHVALDQAREKARGEFKIGTTGRGIGPAYEDKVARRGLRIGDLFHRERFAAKLGELLDYHNFVLVNYYKEPAIDFQKTLDECMEYADMLKPLMLDVTAALHEMRRDGKDIMFEGAQGSLLDIDHGTYPYVTSSNTTAGGIATGSGFGPMYLDYILGITKAYTTRVGSGPFPTELFDDVGAFLAKRGHEFGATTGRARRCGWFDAVILRRAIEINSISGLCLTKLDVLDGLETINICIGYENEEGAVIDAPTDADSYLGLRPVYEQMPGWSESTLGAKTLEELPAAARAYIKRVEELVGAPIDIISTGPDRNETIVLRHPFG, translated from the coding sequence ATGGGTAAGAATGTCGTAGTCCTGGGCACTCAATGGGGTGATGAGGGCAAAGGCAAGATCGTTGATCTGCTGACCGAACATGCTACCGCCGTGGTTCGCTATCAGGGTGGCCACAATGCGGGCCACACCCTGGTGATCGACGGTGAGAAAACCGTATTGCACCTGATTCCGTCCGGTGTACTGCGCGAAGGCGTGCAGTGCCTGATCGGTAACGGTGTGGTGGTTGCTCCCGACGCGCTCCTGCGCGAAATCATCAAGCTGGAAGAGAAAGGCATTCCGGTGCGCGAGCGCCTGCGCATCAGCCCGTCCTGCCCACTGATCCTGTCTTACCACGTCGCGCTGGACCAGGCCCGTGAGAAAGCCCGCGGCGAGTTCAAGATCGGCACAACCGGTCGTGGTATCGGCCCGGCTTACGAAGACAAGGTTGCACGTCGCGGTCTGCGCATCGGTGACCTGTTCCATCGCGAGCGTTTCGCCGCCAAGCTGGGCGAACTGCTCGACTACCACAACTTCGTGCTGGTCAATTACTACAAAGAGCCTGCCATCGACTTCCAGAAGACACTCGACGAGTGCATGGAATACGCTGACATGCTCAAGCCGCTGATGCTCGATGTCACCGCTGCGCTGCATGAAATGCGTCGCGACGGCAAAGACATCATGTTCGAAGGCGCTCAGGGTTCGCTGCTGGATATCGACCACGGTACGTATCCGTACGTGACCAGTTCCAACACCACGGCGGGCGGTATCGCCACCGGTTCCGGCTTCGGTCCGATGTACCTGGATTACATCCTGGGCATCACCAAGGCCTACACCACGCGCGTAGGATCGGGTCCGTTCCCGACCGAACTGTTCGACGACGTGGGTGCTTTCCTGGCCAAGCGTGGTCACGAGTTCGGCGCAACTACCGGCCGTGCCCGTCGTTGCGGCTGGTTCGATGCCGTCATCCTGCGTCGCGCCATCGAAATCAACAGCATCTCGGGCCTGTGCCTGACCAAGCTGGACGTGCTCGATGGTCTGGAAACCATCAACATCTGCATCGGCTACGAGAACGAAGAAGGCGCGGTCATCGATGCGCCGACCGATGCTGACAGCTACCTCGGCCTGCGTCCGGTCTACGAGCAGATGCCGGGCTGGAGCGAGTCCACGCTGGGTGCCAAGACCCTCGAAGAACTGCCTGCCGCTGCACGCGCTTACATCAAGCGTGTCGAAGAGCTGGTCGGTGCGCCGATCGACATCATTTCGACCGGTCCTGACCGCAACGAAACCATCGTTCTGCGTCACCCGTTCGGCTGA